The following coding sequences are from one Kushneria phosphatilytica window:
- a CDS encoding amino acid ABC transporter permease: protein MDGNAWLQLLNGAWTTAWICVISIVIGVLAGLILALVRMMRLPLIDQLLVLYISLARATPLVTLVLFIFLAAPNLGLALERNTAAILALTLNTAAFNAEIWRSAFRNFSREQREAALAVGMTPALSFRRIMLPQMVLTSLPELVNEMSFLIKGSPAIAVIGVVDLTRVTNRIAAVTYEPLPPMLVAAALYMLIIGLLVWLQRLAERHAARLAA from the coding sequence ATGGATGGCAACGCATGGTTGCAGCTGCTCAATGGCGCCTGGACCACTGCCTGGATCTGCGTTATCTCGATCGTCATCGGCGTGCTGGCGGGGTTGATCCTCGCCCTGGTGCGCATGATGCGACTGCCGCTGATCGATCAACTGCTGGTGCTTTATATCAGCCTCGCACGCGCCACACCGCTGGTCACCCTGGTACTGTTCATCTTCCTTGCCGCGCCCAACCTGGGACTGGCACTCGAGCGCAATACCGCCGCCATACTGGCGCTGACCCTCAATACCGCGGCCTTCAACGCTGAAATCTGGCGGTCGGCATTTCGCAACTTCTCCCGCGAGCAGCGTGAGGCAGCACTGGCAGTGGGCATGACGCCGGCACTGAGCTTTCGCCGCATCATGCTGCCGCAGATGGTACTGACCAGCCTGCCGGAACTGGTCAATGAGATGTCGTTTCTGATCAAGGGCAGCCCGGCCATTGCGGTGATTGGTGTCGTTGATCTGACCCGGGTCACCAATCGTATCGCCGCCGTTACCTATGAGCCGCTGCCACCGATGCTGGTCGCCGCGGCACTCTACATGCTCATCATCGGTCTGCTGGTCTGGCTGCAACGGCTGGCGGAACGTCATGCGGCCCGACTGGCCGCCTGA
- a CDS encoding transporter substrate-binding domain-containing protein, with protein sequence MRLKVPGLQALSCKLMLSAAVATLAFTLTQPATADLSDIKSRGVMKVATEDNYAPFNFMENGQAKGFNADMLKELKQYAPFSITQEIMPWTGLLAAVSSGQYDMALTGALVSTERLRVFNFTIPYASAQDFYVKRADDDSIRSVADLSGKKLGVQAGSVLLTRLPELKAMLDKSGGQLGEVVKYQSYPEAYADLANGRLDYVINAEVPVNTLVKARPDVFSKGQAVSGPGFVAWPVPKSDPELLKFLDQFMTHMKQSGRLAELQKTWFGEAFPDLPQQPITEVDQFRQLANLN encoded by the coding sequence ATGAGACTGAAGGTCCCGGGACTGCAGGCCCTATCCTGCAAACTCATGCTGTCTGCAGCAGTCGCCACACTTGCCTTCACCCTGACCCAGCCTGCCACTGCGGATCTGAGCGACATCAAAAGCCGTGGCGTGATGAAGGTAGCAACCGAGGACAACTACGCTCCCTTCAACTTCATGGAAAACGGCCAGGCGAAGGGCTTCAACGCGGACATGCTCAAAGAGCTGAAGCAGTACGCCCCTTTCTCGATCACCCAGGAGATCATGCCCTGGACCGGTTTGCTGGCTGCCGTTTCCAGCGGCCAGTACGACATGGCGCTGACCGGTGCACTGGTCTCCACCGAGCGCCTGCGCGTGTTCAACTTCACCATCCCCTACGCCTCGGCACAGGATTTCTATGTCAAGCGCGCCGACGATGACAGCATCCGGAGTGTGGCCGATCTGAGTGGCAAAAAGCTCGGTGTTCAGGCCGGCAGCGTGTTGCTGACCCGTCTGCCCGAACTGAAGGCGATGCTCGACAAGAGCGGCGGTCAGCTGGGAGAGGTGGTGAAGTATCAATCCTACCCGGAGGCCTATGCCGATCTCGCCAACGGTCGACTGGATTACGTGATCAACGCCGAAGTGCCCGTCAACACCCTGGTCAAGGCCAGACCCGATGTGTTCAGCAAGGGACAGGCAGTGTCGGGCCCCGGTTTCGTCGCCTGGCCGGTCCCGAAGAGCGATCCCGAACTGCTGAAATTTCTCGATCAGTTCATGACCCACATGAAACAGAGCGGGCGTCTGGCCGAGCTGCAGAAGACATGGTTTGGCGAGGCCTTCCCCGACCTGCCGCAGCAGCCCATCACCGAGGTGGATCAGTTCAGGCAGCTTGCCAACCTGAACTGA
- a CDS encoding CobW family GTP-binding protein, whose protein sequence is MNERASTPIPVTLITGYLGAGKTSWLNARIRQGIPYGALILVNDFGTINLDADLIEYRSDRMLRLSNGCICCSLGESLAMELTRIARWPERPSALYIETSGVAEPARIIDLITVARHFELQATICLIDAASINRTLADPRVGELAAGQIRAADELSINRHARLDDGERRVVFNQLRRLNPSMSARLTHQLASTATTDDNAPPGSESASVTHAWLTPAANSRWDRFSIRLPDGIERHRLEAVLNEYADVLARAKGILCDVSGRRQLFQWSGGQANWHPTAAAGQCGTLIGIGFEGERFRTLAASLEALSR, encoded by the coding sequence ATGAATGAGCGGGCGAGCACCCCGATTCCGGTGACCCTGATCACCGGCTACCTGGGCGCCGGCAAGACCAGCTGGCTCAACGCTCGCATCCGCCAGGGCATCCCATATGGAGCACTGATCCTGGTCAACGACTTCGGCACCATCAATCTTGACGCTGATCTGATCGAGTATCGCAGTGACCGCATGCTCCGCCTGAGCAATGGCTGCATCTGCTGCTCGCTGGGCGAATCGCTGGCCATGGAGCTGACCCGCATCGCGCGCTGGCCCGAGCGGCCCTCGGCGCTCTATATCGAAACCAGTGGCGTGGCCGAGCCGGCACGTATCATCGATCTGATCACGGTCGCGCGTCATTTCGAGCTGCAGGCGACGATCTGCCTGATCGATGCGGCTTCAATCAACCGTACACTTGCCGATCCACGGGTGGGAGAGCTGGCAGCCGGCCAGATTCGCGCCGCCGATGAACTGTCAATCAACCGCCATGCCCGGCTCGATGACGGCGAGCGCCGTGTCGTATTCAATCAGCTGCGACGGCTCAATCCTTCCATGAGTGCCAGGCTGACCCATCAGCTCGCAAGCACTGCAACCACGGACGATAACGCCCCACCGGGCTCCGAGAGTGCATCCGTTACCCATGCCTGGCTGACGCCGGCGGCCAACAGCCGTTGGGATCGATTTTCCATTCGTTTACCCGACGGCATCGAGCGCCATCGACTGGAAGCCGTGCTGAATGAGTACGCCGATGTGCTGGCGCGTGCCAAGGGCATTCTGTGCGATGTCTCCGGGCGACGACAGCTTTTCCAGTGGAGTGGTGGCCAGGCGAACTGGCACCCCACGGCCGCTGCCGGCCAATGCGGCACGCTGATCGGTATCGGCTTCGAGGGAGAGCGGTTTCGCACTCTGGCAGCGTCGCTTGAAGCGCTCTCCCGCTGA
- a CDS encoding amidohydrolase produces the protein MSCRIFSARRVMTMNPSQPEATHVAVREGRILGVGTLDSLATLGEYELDERFADHVLMPGFVEGHSHALEGVMWNYCYTGYFERLDPEGQSWPGLKSIAAVIERLQHWQRDLDSQAPLIAWGFDPIYFDGERLDRHDLDAVAAERPVVVLHANLHMMTVNSAMLRLSGLDRHAGIDGVLQDDAGQPTGELLEMAAMHAVFDTFNEDLFEKANDPETLRRYARVARRTGVTTLTDLHNPMSDEGIATMTTVTAEPSLPIRLVPALRALTHVPMEGVERVMAAREHNHDKLHFGLVKLMTDGSIQGHTARLKWPGYHDGAPNGMWNATPEALTDMVHQYHQAGLQLHIHTNGDEAVELMLDAIESAQALWPRPDHRHTLQHCQIIDHAQLRRAARLGVCLNMFANHLYYWGDIHYERTLGHERCQRLEPLASADRLGIPIAAHCDAPVTPLAPLFTAWCAIARRTANGRVLGKQEAITVERALRMITLDAAWTLRLDHCVGSLEIGKFADMAVLAEDPREVEIDALPKLRVVATVLGGEVFANE, from the coding sequence ATGAGCTGCCGCATCTTTTCCGCTCGGCGAGTCATGACCATGAACCCTTCCCAGCCGGAAGCCACTCATGTGGCGGTGCGCGAGGGCCGCATTCTCGGGGTCGGCACACTCGACAGCCTGGCCACGCTGGGTGAGTACGAACTGGATGAGCGTTTCGCCGACCACGTGCTGATGCCCGGTTTCGTCGAAGGTCACAGTCACGCCCTGGAGGGCGTGATGTGGAACTACTGCTATACCGGTTATTTCGAACGCCTCGACCCCGAGGGTCAAAGCTGGCCGGGGCTGAAATCGATCGCAGCGGTCATCGAACGCCTCCAGCACTGGCAGCGCGATCTCGACTCGCAGGCGCCACTGATCGCCTGGGGCTTCGATCCCATCTACTTCGATGGTGAGCGGCTCGATCGTCACGATCTCGATGCCGTCGCTGCCGAGCGACCGGTGGTGGTGCTGCACGCCAACCTGCACATGATGACGGTCAATAGCGCCATGCTGCGTCTCTCCGGACTGGACCGGCATGCCGGCATCGATGGCGTGCTACAGGATGATGCCGGCCAACCCACCGGCGAGTTGCTGGAAATGGCAGCCATGCATGCCGTGTTCGATACCTTCAACGAGGATCTGTTCGAAAAGGCCAATGACCCCGAGACACTGCGACGCTATGCCCGGGTGGCCCGGCGTACCGGCGTGACCACCCTTACCGATCTGCACAATCCCATGAGCGATGAAGGTATCGCCACCATGACGACCGTCACCGCCGAACCGTCGCTGCCGATTCGGCTGGTGCCGGCACTGCGAGCGTTGACTCATGTGCCGATGGAAGGTGTCGAGCGGGTGATGGCTGCCCGCGAGCACAATCATGACAAATTGCATTTCGGACTGGTCAAACTGATGACCGACGGCTCCATCCAGGGGCACACCGCGCGACTCAAGTGGCCGGGCTATCATGATGGCGCTCCCAACGGCATGTGGAACGCCACGCCCGAGGCGCTGACCGACATGGTGCATCAGTACCATCAGGCCGGTCTGCAGTTGCACATTCACACCAATGGCGACGAAGCGGTCGAGCTGATGCTCGATGCCATCGAATCGGCGCAGGCACTCTGGCCACGTCCGGATCATCGCCACACCCTGCAGCACTGCCAGATCATTGATCACGCCCAGTTGCGTCGCGCCGCCCGGCTGGGGGTTTGTCTCAACATGTTTGCCAACCATCTCTACTACTGGGGCGATATTCACTATGAACGCACCCTCGGCCATGAGCGCTGTCAACGCCTCGAGCCACTGGCCTCGGCTGATCGACTGGGGATTCCCATCGCGGCCCACTGTGACGCTCCGGTCACCCCGCTGGCGCCGCTGTTCACCGCCTGGTGTGCGATCGCACGGCGCACCGCGAACGGCCGTGTGCTCGGCAAACAGGAAGCCATCACGGTTGAACGGGCGCTGCGCATGATCACCCTTGATGCAGCATGGACGCTGCGACTCGATCACTGTGTGGGCAGCCTGGAGATCGGCAAGTTTGCCGACATGGCCGTGCTGGCCGAGGACCCACGCGAGGTAGAGATCGACGCCCTCCCGAAGCTCAGGGTGGTCGCCACGGTGCTGGGTGGGGAGGTCTTTGCCAATGAATGA
- a CDS encoding sodium/glutamate symporter, giving the protein MGSTFHGVIAFALMAALLVIGSLLRSRLPWLRTAMVPGSIVAGLIGFMGLSLGLIPGYGPKDFTSLAFHFFTLSFMSLCLTGSPKRQDDGQRSGVTMGGLWLTLIWTASLGAQAVIGYGLMAGYDALSGQHLSPLLGAIVTHGFTQGPGQALTYGNIWEQGYGITHAAQVGVIFASLGFLAAFLVGVPVARYCLKKGLNTNRDSTLNADFVAGFHPLANQPSAGRQVSHSGTVDSFAWHIGLLGIAYVITYLWLSAMQPLVAGNRVLSVFFSYNLFFAHGLTVCVLMRLAIDRLGWSHRVDDDTLKRITSGSVDFMVVATLMSIQVAVLSALLVPILLVAVAITLVTLCGALAIGRMSGRFGPERALTAFGCCCGSTGTGLLLLRMLDNDFTTPVPKELAFFNIAIIVVNIPTLFFFAPIAPALGAWTYIAIFGGYALLALACIPLLRRWQQRTDAAQPITQEPSLP; this is encoded by the coding sequence ATGGGCAGTACCTTTCACGGCGTCATTGCCTTTGCCCTGATGGCTGCACTGCTGGTCATCGGCAGCCTGTTGCGCAGCCGTCTGCCATGGTTGCGCACCGCCATGGTCCCCGGCAGCATTGTCGCCGGCCTCATCGGTTTCATGGGCCTGTCACTGGGGCTGATTCCGGGTTACGGCCCGAAGGATTTCACCAGTCTCGCCTTTCACTTTTTCACCCTGAGCTTCATGTCGCTGTGTCTGACCGGCAGCCCGAAGCGTCAGGACGACGGACAGCGTTCGGGTGTCACCATGGGCGGCCTGTGGCTGACGCTGATCTGGACCGCCAGCCTCGGCGCTCAGGCGGTGATCGGTTACGGCCTGATGGCCGGCTATGATGCACTGAGCGGTCAGCACCTGAGCCCGCTGCTGGGCGCCATCGTCACTCACGGGTTCACCCAGGGCCCCGGCCAGGCGCTGACCTACGGCAACATCTGGGAGCAGGGCTACGGCATTACTCATGCTGCTCAGGTCGGCGTAATCTTTGCCTCACTGGGCTTTCTGGCCGCCTTTCTGGTAGGCGTTCCAGTGGCTCGCTACTGTCTGAAGAAGGGGCTCAATACCAACCGCGACTCCACCCTCAACGCCGATTTCGTGGCCGGATTTCATCCGCTGGCCAATCAACCCTCTGCCGGCCGTCAGGTATCGCACTCCGGGACCGTGGACTCATTCGCCTGGCACATCGGCCTGCTGGGTATCGCCTATGTCATCACCTATCTATGGCTCTCAGCGATGCAGCCGTTGGTGGCCGGCAATCGGGTACTGTCGGTCTTTTTCAGCTACAACCTGTTCTTTGCCCACGGCCTGACCGTCTGCGTCCTCATGCGATTGGCAATCGACCGGCTGGGCTGGTCGCACCGGGTCGATGACGACACACTCAAGCGGATTACCAGTGGGTCGGTAGACTTCATGGTCGTGGCCACCCTGATGAGTATTCAGGTGGCAGTACTCTCTGCCCTGCTGGTGCCAATCCTGCTGGTGGCCGTAGCGATCACTCTGGTAACCCTCTGCGGGGCGCTGGCAATCGGGCGCATGAGTGGTCGCTTCGGTCCCGAACGCGCGCTGACCGCCTTCGGCTGCTGTTGTGGCTCGACCGGTACCGGGCTGTTGCTGTTGCGAATGCTGGATAACGACTTCACCACTCCGGTGCCCAAGGAGCTGGCGTTTTTCAACATTGCCATCATCGTCGTCAACATTCCCACACTGTTCTTCTTCGCGCCCATTGCGCCCGCGCTGGGGGCCTGGACCTATATCGCCATCTTCGGGGGCTACGCCCTGCTGGCGCTCGCCTGCATCCCGCTGCTCAGACGCTGGCAGCAGCGCACCGACGCTGCCCAACCCATTACACAGGAGCCTTCCCTGCCATGA
- the pdxR gene encoding MocR-like pyridoxine biosynthesis transcription factor PdxR: MLDHHFHLEFDTERGLQEQLRQALLDTILAGTIPANEALPSCRRLSHRLGVSRNTVALVYEGLVEDGYLVSRPRSGYYLHDDYHDNGERMRSVIMHHESAGSSTEAPDWQRRFIHRPSHCQGVLKPSNWQDYAYPFIYGQLDNRRFPLEQWREASRRMLGGRRDRQWLSDRIDQDDPMLIEQLRTRVLPRRGIHARSDEILITLGSQNALFLIAQLLFDHDTRVGIENPGYREAVNVFESRGARLQFHEVDDEGMRLDAGTRESDYLYVTPSHQVPTGVTLSAARRRVLMEQLGQHDQILIEDDYDAEINFDRHALPALRAGLGSQRIIYLSSLSKPLSPGLRLGYLVADSDLIDELRALRRLMYRHPPSFLQHQLAQFLAQGHYDRHLRLYAEESRRRWECLNRSLEKHLPECRRISTEHASVFWLEAPAGMDTQRLAWRASQYGVLIEPGFQHFFDRVPPRNFLRLGFGAIDAERIAPGIEQLARAFGH, from the coding sequence ATGCTGGATCATCACTTCCATCTTGAGTTCGATACCGAACGAGGATTGCAGGAGCAGCTGCGTCAGGCGCTGCTGGATACCATCCTGGCAGGTACCATCCCCGCTAACGAGGCGCTTCCTTCATGTCGCCGGCTTTCTCACCGTCTCGGGGTCTCCCGTAACACCGTGGCGCTGGTCTATGAAGGGCTGGTCGAAGATGGCTATCTGGTCAGCCGGCCACGCAGTGGTTACTACCTGCATGACGATTATCATGACAATGGCGAGCGCATGAGATCGGTGATCATGCACCACGAGAGTGCAGGGTCGTCGACAGAGGCACCGGACTGGCAACGACGCTTCATCCATCGGCCCAGTCACTGTCAGGGGGTGCTCAAGCCGAGCAACTGGCAGGATTACGCCTATCCCTTTATCTACGGTCAGCTGGATAACCGACGCTTTCCGCTGGAGCAGTGGCGTGAAGCTTCCCGGCGCATGCTCGGTGGGCGGCGTGATCGCCAGTGGCTGAGCGATCGAATCGATCAGGATGACCCCATGCTGATCGAGCAACTGCGTACCCGGGTGCTGCCGCGTCGCGGTATTCACGCTCGCAGTGATGAAATCCTGATCACCCTTGGGTCGCAGAATGCCCTGTTCCTGATCGCTCAACTGCTGTTCGACCACGACACCCGGGTGGGCATCGAAAACCCGGGCTATCGTGAAGCGGTCAATGTCTTCGAATCCCGGGGAGCCCGGCTACAGTTTCACGAGGTGGATGACGAGGGCATGCGACTGGATGCCGGCACCCGCGAGAGTGATTACCTCTATGTCACTCCCAGCCATCAGGTGCCCACCGGTGTGACCCTGAGTGCGGCGCGTCGTCGGGTTTTGATGGAGCAACTGGGCCAGCATGACCAGATCCTGATCGAGGATGACTACGATGCCGAGATCAACTTCGATCGTCATGCACTGCCGGCACTCAGGGCAGGGCTTGGCAGTCAGCGCATCATCTATCTGAGCAGTCTCTCCAAACCACTGTCACCAGGACTGCGGCTGGGATATCTGGTAGCGGACAGCGATCTGATCGATGAGCTTCGGGCGCTGCGTCGGTTGATGTATCGCCATCCCCCTTCGTTTCTGCAGCATCAGCTGGCCCAGTTTCTGGCCCAGGGGCACTATGATCGTCATCTGCGACTCTATGCCGAGGAGAGTCGACGACGCTGGGAGTGTCTGAATCGATCGCTGGAAAAGCATCTGCCCGAATGTCGTCGAATCAGCACCGAGCATGCCAGTGTCTTCTGGCTGGAGGCGCCGGCTGGCATGGATACCCAGCGCCTGGCCTGGCGCGCCTCGCAGTACGGGGTGCTGATAGAGCCCGGCTTCCAGCATTTCTTCGATCGGGTCCCGCCGCGCAATTTTCTGCGGCTGGGATTCGGGGCCATCGATGCTGAGCGTATCGCTCCCGGCATCGAGCAGCTCGCCCGGGCCTTCGGTCACTGA
- a CDS encoding aspartate aminotransferase family protein, producing the protein MSATSITNEYVRQLDRQHVFHSWSRQSQLDPLVIAEAAGCRLHDYNGREYLDFSSQLVNTNIGHQHPRVIEAIRHQAEQLATIAPAHANLARGEAARRILERAPAGFSKVFFTNAGADANENAIRMARSFTGRDKVLSAYRSYHGNTGAAIAATGDWRRVPNEFSRGHAHFFNPFLYRSEFWATSEEEECERALTHLRRVIECEGPDAIAAILLESIPGTAGILVPPRAYLQGVRQLADEHGIMLILDEVMAGFGRTGRWFAFEHFNVVPDLIVFAKGVNSGYVPAGGVLISEPICRYFEDRFFAGGLTYSGHPLAMAAIVATLDTMSDEGIVEHADRIGRERLTPGLAELTKRHAIIGETRGLGVFHALELVSDPESRAPLPAATMADIKAALLEQGLLPFMVENRIHVVPPCIVLPEEVDQGLGILDDVLGRFSLTL; encoded by the coding sequence ATGTCCGCGACATCAATCACCAACGAGTACGTACGCCAGCTGGATCGTCAGCATGTGTTCCACTCCTGGTCTCGCCAGTCGCAGCTCGATCCACTGGTCATCGCCGAGGCGGCCGGCTGTCGTCTGCACGATTACAATGGGCGTGAATACCTCGACTTCAGCAGTCAGCTGGTCAATACCAATATCGGGCATCAACATCCGCGGGTAATCGAAGCCATTCGACACCAGGCCGAGCAACTCGCCACCATTGCCCCTGCGCATGCCAACCTGGCACGCGGCGAGGCCGCACGACGCATTCTCGAGCGTGCTCCGGCCGGCTTCAGCAAGGTGTTCTTTACCAACGCTGGCGCGGACGCCAACGAAAACGCCATTCGCATGGCGCGCAGCTTTACCGGACGCGACAAGGTGCTTTCCGCGTACCGCTCCTATCACGGCAACACCGGCGCGGCGATCGCCGCTACCGGCGACTGGCGGCGGGTGCCCAATGAGTTTTCCCGCGGCCACGCCCATTTCTTCAACCCCTTCCTCTATCGCAGTGAATTCTGGGCAACCAGCGAGGAAGAAGAGTGCGAGCGGGCACTGACCCATCTGCGCCGGGTCATCGAGTGCGAAGGACCTGATGCGATCGCTGCCATCCTGCTGGAATCGATCCCTGGCACCGCCGGTATTCTGGTGCCGCCACGGGCCTATCTGCAGGGCGTGCGTCAGCTGGCCGATGAGCATGGCATCATGCTGATTCTCGATGAGGTCATGGCCGGCTTCGGCCGCACCGGACGCTGGTTCGCGTTCGAGCACTTCAATGTGGTACCGGATCTGATCGTGTTCGCCAAGGGCGTCAATTCCGGCTATGTCCCGGCCGGGGGCGTGCTTATTTCCGAACCGATCTGTCGCTACTTCGAGGATCGTTTCTTTGCCGGTGGGTTGACCTACTCCGGCCACCCACTGGCGATGGCCGCCATTGTGGCGACGCTCGATACCATGAGTGACGAGGGCATTGTCGAGCACGCCGATCGCATCGGCCGCGAGCGACTCACGCCCGGGCTGGCCGAACTGACGAAGCGCCATGCCATCATCGGTGAAACCCGTGGTCTGGGCGTCTTCCACGCCCTCGAACTGGTCAGCGACCCCGAATCGCGAGCCCCATTGCCGGCGGCCACCATGGCCGACATCAAGGCCGCGCTGCTGGAGCAAGGCCTGCTGCCCTTCATGGTCGAAAATCGCATCCACGTAGTGCCGCCCTGCATCGTGTTACCCGAGGAAGTCGATCAGGGGCTGGGTATCCTCGATGACGTTCTGGGACGTTTCTCACTCACACTTTGA
- a CDS encoding sulfite exporter TauE/SafE family protein, with amino-acid sequence MPAEPLTIVTAMAIALLAGVTRGYCGFGFAMLVALGLSGFMAPVEAVPVALLLDLLAAAGLLQVAARHAHRRVLGRLVLGMLLAVGLGVWLLSRMPAAPMRMVIALLSLSGGMALLCRVGRRDVVPEEGRSATAGRWAIWAGGVSGLAMSMASAGGPPLMLYLLSTRLSTAQLRGTAIVFFAICSSCSLLGLGLSGVLGAGSLVWVGWLIVPAWLGNAFGQWLFHRAGPISLRYTVAPLLILLSLWMLLPINTP; translated from the coding sequence ATGCCTGCCGAGCCGCTCACGATCGTCACGGCGATGGCTATTGCGCTGTTGGCCGGGGTAACCCGCGGTTATTGCGGTTTCGGTTTTGCCATGTTGGTGGCACTGGGCCTGTCGGGATTCATGGCGCCAGTCGAAGCCGTGCCGGTGGCGCTGTTGCTGGATCTGCTGGCGGCGGCTGGCCTGCTGCAAGTGGCCGCACGTCATGCGCATCGCAGGGTGCTGGGACGACTGGTGCTGGGCATGCTGCTGGCGGTCGGACTGGGTGTCTGGCTGCTCTCTCGAATGCCGGCAGCTCCGATGCGCATGGTCATCGCGCTGCTATCACTGTCTGGTGGCATGGCGCTGCTGTGCCGCGTCGGACGACGGGATGTGGTGCCCGAAGAAGGGCGCTCTGCTACAGCAGGGCGGTGGGCGATCTGGGCCGGCGGAGTCTCCGGGCTGGCGATGTCCATGGCCTCGGCCGGCGGGCCACCACTGATGCTTTATCTGCTGTCGACTCGACTATCGACGGCACAGCTGCGTGGCACGGCGATTGTGTTCTTTGCCATCTGCAGCAGCTGTTCACTGCTGGGGTTGGGGCTGAGCGGTGTGCTGGGGGCAGGCAGTCTGGTCTGGGTGGGATGGCTGATCGTACCGGCATGGCTGGGCAATGCATTCGGCCAGTGGCTCTTTCATCGCGCCGGGCCGATCTCGCTGCGTTATACGGTCGCCCCGTTGTTGATCCTCCTGTCGCTATGGATGCTGCTCCCCATCAACACGCCATGA
- a CDS encoding SDR family NAD(P)-dependent oxidoreductase, producing MTQGVVFITGATSGFGRAAARRFARSGWPLVLTGRRSERLHTLKQELEGQTRVHTLTLDVRDAEAVREAVESLPEAFGSIRTLINNAGLALAPEPAQRVALEDWHTMIDTNVTGLVNVTHALIERLIATGSGASIINLGSIAGQWPYPGSHVYGASKAFVQQFSYNLRCDLLGTGVRVTDLAPGIAETEFTLVRTKGDQTASDALYRDTTPLEAADIAEQLYYIATLPDHININRLEVMPTRQAWSPFAVDRDG from the coding sequence ATGACCCAGGGCGTTGTCTTCATTACCGGTGCCACTTCCGGATTCGGACGGGCGGCGGCGCGTCGTTTTGCACGGTCAGGCTGGCCGCTGGTGCTGACCGGGCGTCGCAGCGAACGGCTGCACACACTGAAGCAGGAGCTGGAAGGGCAGACTCGTGTCCATACCCTGACGCTGGACGTACGTGACGCCGAAGCCGTACGTGAGGCGGTCGAGTCGCTGCCGGAAGCGTTCGGCTCGATCAGAACCCTGATCAACAATGCCGGTCTGGCGCTGGCGCCCGAACCTGCCCAGCGGGTTGCGCTGGAGGACTGGCATACCATGATCGATACCAATGTCACCGGGCTGGTCAACGTCACTCATGCACTGATCGAGCGCCTGATCGCCACCGGTTCCGGTGCCAGTATCATCAATCTGGGCTCGATTGCGGGCCAGTGGCCCTACCCCGGTAGCCATGTCTATGGTGCCTCAAAGGCATTCGTGCAGCAGTTTTCCTACAATCTGCGCTGCGATCTGCTGGGCACCGGAGTACGTGTCACCGATCTGGCGCCCGGGATTGCCGAAACCGAGTTCACCCTGGTACGCACCAAAGGCGATCAGACTGCCTCCGATGCGCTCTATCGCGATACCACGCCGCTGGAAGCGGCCGATATTGCCGAACAGCTCTACTACATTGCGACATTGCCCGACCATATCAATATCAACCGGCTGGAAGTCATGCCCACCCGCCAGGCCTGGTCGCCCTTTGCCGTCGATCGTGACGGCTGA
- a CDS encoding winged helix-turn-helix transcriptional regulator, producing the protein MTPTDLTAMPCPAARALGCVGEWWSLLILRDTLQGLRRFDELQQSLGIASNMLSRRLRRMLDEGLLEKRPYQSRPVRHEYIPTPKGEELYPVIVMLFAWGEKHMSDQGRQLCLIDRNSERELSPLVVDRHTLEPVTVANSTLAPGPQAGPAVLDRLARLRHADSLKDA; encoded by the coding sequence ATGACACCTACCGATCTGACCGCCATGCCCTGTCCGGCAGCACGTGCACTGGGTTGCGTCGGTGAGTGGTGGAGTCTTCTGATTCTGCGCGATACCCTCCAGGGGCTGCGGCGATTCGATGAGCTTCAGCAGAGCCTGGGCATTGCCAGCAACATGCTGTCACGTCGTTTGCGACGCATGCTCGATGAAGGATTGCTGGAGAAACGGCCCTATCAGAGCCGCCCGGTTCGTCATGAATATATCCCCACCCCCAAGGGGGAAGAGCTCTATCCGGTTATCGTGATGCTGTTTGCCTGGGGCGAGAAGCACATGAGTGACCAGGGGCGTCAGCTTTGTCTGATTGATCGCAACAGTGAGCGTGAGCTGTCACCATTGGTGGTCGATCGCCACACGCTCGAGCCGGTGACCGTGGCTAATTCCACTCTGGCGCCCGGCCCCCAGGCAGGCCCCGCCGTACTCGATCGTCTGGCTCGTTTGCGTCATGCTGATTCCTTAAAGGACGCATGA